A stretch of Helicobacter pylori DNA encodes these proteins:
- a CDS encoding ABC transporter permease: MLSFIIKRILWAIPTLFGVSIIVFMMVHLVPGDPALVILGEKANQAAIDALREQFGLNKPLIEQYFFFINNVLHGNFGASIMTGEPVMHEFWQRFPATVELALIALFMALVLGISVGVLAAIKRYSVFDYSSMTFALAGISMPVFWLGLMLIYIFSVQLGWLPVFGRLSDVYYLDGPTGLYLIDSLIARDYGAFVDTIKHLILPSIVLATVSTAVIARMTRASMAEVSKEDYVRTAKAKGCSSFRVIFVHTLRNALIPVTTIAGLMLAGLLGGSMITETVFSWPGIGKWIVNALNQRDFPIIQSMSLIIAMMYIGANLLVDILYAFIDPRIRLS, from the coding sequence ATGCTGAGTTTTATCATTAAGCGTATTTTGTGGGCGATCCCCACGCTGTTTGGAGTGAGTATCATTGTGTTTATGATGGTGCATTTAGTGCCAGGAGATCCGGCGTTAGTGATTTTAGGCGAAAAGGCCAATCAAGCCGCTATTGACGCTTTAAGAGAGCAATTTGGATTGAATAAGCCCTTGATAGAGCAGTATTTTTTCTTTATCAATAACGTGTTGCATGGCAATTTTGGCGCTTCTATCATGACTGGTGAGCCTGTGATGCATGAGTTTTGGCAACGCTTCCCGGCTACGGTGGAATTGGCTTTGATCGCTTTGTTTATGGCTCTTGTTTTGGGTATTAGCGTTGGCGTGTTAGCTGCGATCAAGCGCTATAGCGTGTTTGATTATTCCAGCATGACTTTCGCTTTAGCTGGGATTTCTATGCCGGTGTTTTGGCTAGGGCTTATGCTGATTTATATCTTTAGCGTGCAATTGGGGTGGTTGCCTGTTTTTGGGCGTTTGAGCGATGTGTATTATTTAGATGGCCCCACAGGTCTTTATTTGATAGACAGCCTGATCGCAAGGGATTATGGGGCGTTTGTGGATACGATCAAGCACTTGATTTTGCCTAGCATTGTGTTAGCCACGGTTTCTACCGCTGTTATTGCCAGAATGACTCGCGCGAGCATGGCAGAAGTGTCTAAAGAAGATTATGTGCGCACCGCTAAAGCTAAGGGGTGTAGCTCCTTTAGGGTGATTTTTGTGCACACTTTGCGTAACGCTTTAATCCCTGTAACGACTATCGCAGGCTTGATGCTGGCTGGGCTTTTAGGGGGGAGCATGATAACTGAAACGGTTTTCTCATGGCCTGGGATTGGTAAGTGGATTGTTAATGCGCTCAACCAGCGCGATTTCCCCATTATCCAGTCCATGTCTTTGATTATTGCCATGATGTATATTGGGGCTAATCTCTTAGTGGATATTTTATACGCTTTTATTGATCCTAGAATAAGGTTGTCATAA
- a CDS encoding ABC transporter substrate-binding protein: MNNVFVKGLFFFLLLFGSFLKASESPNATLNPSKENISVEEQKRFGGVLVFARGADGSSMDPALVTDGESYVATGNIYDTLVQFKYGTTEIEPALATSWDISPDGLVYTFHLRKGVYFHQTKYWNKKVEFSAKDVLFSFERQMDKAKRYYSPGAKSYKYWEGMGMSHIIKSIEALDDYTIKFTLNGPEAPFLANLGMDFLSILSKDYADYLAQNNKKDELAKKPVGTGPFKFFLWNKDEKIILVKNQDYWGPKAYLDKVVVRTIPNSSTRALALRTGEIMLMTGPNLNEVEQLEKLPNIVVDRSPGLIANWLSLNTQKKYFNNPLVRLAINHAINVDDYIKVIYEGFAQKMVNPFPPTIWGYNYNIKPYEYDLKKAKELLKQAGYPNGFKTTIFTTSTRNPKGAVFIQASLAKIGIDVKIEVYEWGAYLKRTGLGEHEMAFAGWMADIADPDNFLYTLWSKQAASAIPTQNGSFYKSDAFSDLLIKAKRVSDQKEREALYLKAQEIIHKDAPYVPLAYPYSVVPHLSKVKGYKTTGVSVNRFFKVYLEK; encoded by the coding sequence ATGAATAATGTTTTTGTTAAGGGTTTGTTTTTTTTTCTTTTATTGTTTGGGTCTTTTTTGAAAGCTTCAGAAAGCCCAAACGCTACTCTTAATCCATCTAAAGAAAATATTTCTGTTGAAGAGCAAAAGCGTTTTGGAGGCGTTTTGGTTTTTGCAAGAGGTGCTGATGGCTCGAGCATGGATCCGGCCTTAGTGACTGATGGCGAAAGCTATGTGGCAACAGGCAATATTTATGACACACTCGTGCAATTCAAATACGGCACCACAGAAATTGAACCCGCCTTAGCGACAAGCTGGGACATATCCCCAGATGGTCTTGTATATACCTTTCATTTACGCAAAGGGGTTTATTTCCACCAGACGAAGTATTGGAATAAAAAAGTGGAGTTTAGCGCTAAAGACGTGCTGTTTTCGTTTGAGCGCCAAATGGATAAGGCTAAACGATACTATAGCCCGGGGGCTAAAAGCTATAAGTATTGGGAAGGCATGGGCATGTCTCATATTATCAAGAGCATTGAAGCTTTAGATGATTACACGATTAAATTCACGCTTAATGGGCCAGAAGCCCCTTTCTTAGCGAATTTGGGCATGGACTTTTTGAGCATTTTGAGTAAGGATTACGCTGATTACTTGGCTCAAAATAATAAAAAAGACGAGTTGGCTAAAAAACCTGTTGGGACGGGGCCTTTCAAATTCTTTTTGTGGAATAAAGATGAGAAAATCATTCTGGTCAAAAACCAGGATTATTGGGGGCCTAAAGCGTATTTGGATAAGGTGGTGGTGCGCACCATTCCTAATTCTTCCACTCGTGCCTTAGCGTTGCGCACCGGCGAAATCATGCTAATGACTGGGCCTAACCTCAATGAAGTGGAGCAATTAGAAAAACTTCCTAATATCGTGGTGGATAGAAGCCCTGGGTTGATTGCCAATTGGCTTTCATTGAACACGCAAAAAAAGTATTTTAACAACCCTTTGGTGCGTTTAGCTATCAACCATGCGATTAATGTTGATGATTACATTAAGGTGATTTATGAAGGCTTTGCCCAAAAAATGGTCAATCCTTTCCCGCCCACTATATGGGGCTATAACTACAACATCAAACCCTATGAATACGATTTGAAAAAGGCTAAAGAGTTACTGAAACAAGCGGGGTATCCTAACGGCTTTAAAACCACCATTTTTACCACTTCCACTCGTAACCCAAAAGGAGCGGTGTTCATACAAGCGAGCCTGGCTAAAATTGGAATTGATGTGAAAATTGAAGTGTATGAGTGGGGGGCTTATTTGAAAAGAACGGGATTAGGCGAACATGAAATGGCGTTTGCAGGCTGGATGGCAGACATTGCGGATCCGGATAATTTCTTATACACCTTATGGAGCAAGCAAGCCGCCTCAGCTATACCCACTCAAAATGGTTCCTTTTATAAGAGCGACGCCTTTTCCGATCTGCTCATAAAGGCTAAACGGGTTTCGGATCAAAAGGAGAGGGAAGCCCTTTATTTAAAGGCACAAGAAATTATCCATAAAGATGCGCCCTATGTGCCTTTAGCTTATCCTTATTCAGTGGTGCCGCATTTGTCTAAAGTCAAAGGCTATAAAACGACCGGAGTGAGCGTGAATCGCTTCTTTAAGGTGTATTTAGAAAAATGA
- the rpmA gene encoding 50S ribosomal protein L27, with protein MAHKKGQGSTQNNRDSAGRRLGVKKFGSEFVRAGNIIVRQRGTKMHPGNNVGMGKDHTLYALIDGVVKFEHKDRNRKKVSVVSQNFGE; from the coding sequence ATGGCACACAAGAAAGGTCAAGGGAGCACGCAGAATAACAGAGATTCTGCAGGAAGACGCTTAGGCGTGAAAAAATTTGGCTCAGAATTTGTGAGAGCAGGGAATATTATCGTGCGCCAAAGAGGCACTAAAATGCACCCCGGTAATAATGTAGGCATGGGGAAAGACCATACCTTATACGCGCTCATAGATGGCGTTGTGAAGTTTGAGCATAAAGACAGAAACCGCAAAAAAGTTTCTGTGGTTAGTCAAAATTTTGGGGAGTAG
- the rplU gene encoding 50S ribosomal protein L21, whose protein sequence is MSYAIFKHGGKQYKVVEGDIVLLDKINKEPKALVELVEVLAVSKEGKLSCGKPFVNGAKIEAEVINEGRGKKVITFKKRRRKDSKTKRGFRRDFTRVRITKIVA, encoded by the coding sequence ATGTCATACGCAATATTCAAGCATGGCGGTAAGCAATATAAAGTCGTTGAAGGCGATATTGTTTTACTAGATAAAATAAATAAAGAGCCTAAGGCTTTAGTGGAATTAGTGGAAGTGTTAGCCGTATCCAAAGAGGGCAAACTCTCTTGTGGGAAACCCTTTGTGAATGGGGCTAAAATTGAAGCGGAAGTGATCAATGAAGGGCGCGGCAAAAAAGTCATCACTTTCAAAAAACGCCGCCGAAAAGACAGCAAAACCAAGCGTGGTTTTAGAAGAGATTTCACTCGTGTGAGAATCACTAAAATTGTAGCATAA